GGTTCCAACAAGGGTGGTTAAGTCTAAGCTGCATAAACTTGTTTCTGGTAATAATGGTAGCTTAGAGCTTTCTTGTTGCAATAATGGCAATGAAGATGGGTTTCAGAGTACAGATTCTTCATCAAGAACTTGTAATGTGGAACCAGAAAAGGTACATAAATAATCTATGTTCTTTTAGCTGTTTTTTGTCGGATAATTACAGCATTAATAAAACACTTGTTGTATTGAAACATTGGTTGCAGCGGGAAAGGAAATGCATTGAAGATAAGCAACTTGACCTTATGTCAATGTTAAATAAATTGTCATCCGATGAAGGTTagtatttcttttttcattttcagtaACCCATGCAATTCTACCAACTTTAGCATACagtaattttttaacattttaatttcaaggactaaattttaattttttatcaaagtataactattaataaaaaattttgattctttatttAGGTTAATTATATCATACATCTCCAAATTATggtctatattttaaattgatcccTATACTGCAAAAAATTTctacttaatttttcaatatattaGTATTGTCATAGTTTAAGGACTTCTGTTTAAATTAACCCTTTTGTCCCCTCCTCTTCAATATATCAACCCTTTGTTTCTCGCATGAAGTGCATCACATCATAACAAGACAAGAAAGGCCAACATGTAAGAACTCCATTGATCCGACCGAAAATGTCAAAGCCAATAATTTCGTGTTGGCAAATTTTCCATGGAAGTTGCTTGGAAGATCACTAATGGAGAGATACACACTCATTGGCTTCAAAGAAGCAAAGGGTTCCATGATAACCGGACCTTGCACCCTTCAGTGGCGAAGCAACCAGCAGTTTGGGCATCAAAGGGAGCCTCTAATGAACCTATCGGCAATAAAATCCATGAAAAACAATGATGGAACCAATGTCAGAACCAAACACAGCTATGTTCATTGGTTCATTGGGCTGAATAATCTAGGGAACCTAATGCACGCATGCAGGAAAAGTATAGGTTTTTTTGACACATTTGAAAAATGGGATTATTGTAAATTGCAGAGGAAAATTGGGTTTGACATAGGAGATACAATCATGGATGAGATTATTGAGGAAGCAATTGATTTACTCTTACAGTGAAAAATAGGTCCAATTCTATAGAAGGGTCCGTATATTATGTGTTTTTAGCGGATTAGTCCCTCTACTGTAAAGTTTCCCTTGTATACACCTGAATACAAGttaatgtatgtatgtgtgaaCTTTCTCTTATTCTAAACTTGAACacagcaaaaataataaaaacttgtttttccatcctttttattttttattttttttatggtacattatttcaatcaaaatcaattattacaagtactaaattaaataactaaaataaatataggaAAACCCACACATTTATAGAGGATGAAACTACACACATAATTGAACAACACGGCCTGGCCACGCTGTCGTGTGATTCCTGTTTTCTGTTTTCaccttatttttctatttgtttcgaATTAGTCCATacttattttcaaattgattttagAGTTTCAGAACCTTGATTTAAGTCTtgtttttgaatgaataatatgtttattgaATGTTTATCTATTaatgaatgattaaattgaatttttggaTTGAAATTACATATTCTTGACTATTTATTTATCGTAGCatctcgtaaccctaatttgaagatgaagatggaCGAAGGATGTTAcctttagtttttaatttatagttatcacaaactcaatttaattattagttatggGTTAATTTTGTATATGCTTTATAACTAAACTTGTTAAGCATAAATCCTAAATAAATAGATTTAGATTTTTTGGGTTAATTAGgtcaaacttgaaaattaccattatatcattttaatttttgtcattatatttataaactaAAGATAAAAGTTATCATTATActctaattttatattgaatttgttactTTAACATTGTTATTGATTGAATTTTCCACTAAAATTtgcttttttacttaattttgttattcaattttaatttaaaatgatttaaaaataatttaataattttttttatatattttattttagtaccGTTATTTAGGGCTATCGTTTGGCATTACGATTAGAGGTGGAAATGTATTTTTCAACCCCAAAAGTAATGccaaacaattgatttttaaagttaaaagtaaGATAAAACAAAATGTTTTTCCATCCAAACATAAAAGTTGGGGTTTAAGTGCTTTGGTTTTTGCATTTAGTTTgatgataaattatatacatgacTTAGAGACACAGAACAGTTTCGAAAACAACCTTTATTTTCGGgtttttttctagttttagttaagttttcatGTTAGATTCACACACCTGATGATAGTTTTGATCAACCACACAACAACGCACTCCGAAACCTACATAAGGTATCAAATTGCATTGATTAACAAACTCGACTTAACCCaaaatttcacttaaatacACCCTATTTCCAAAAGAAATCAATCCCTAAAATCAGCATACGAGCACTTACTTCATAGAATAATAGTGTCGAAACAACAACTACTCCACCGGAGGATCTCGAATTTCGCACCCTTCGCCTAATCAAAGACCACAAGAATGCTTAACACAACGAAAAATGAGAATAAACACTAACAACTCACCTTGCTCAAAGAACgaattaaaccttaaaatcaaaaaataaatcgaCATTACTTACCTTTACTTGGATTTACGATCGCAAACGAAGAATCAAAAGTTAATCCTCAGTAACTCAATGGCAGCAAGtaggaaacaaaacaaaagaaagaaagatggaaaactcaagaaaaagaaaggaaagaagaggaaaaagaaccTGACAAAAGAGggggagaaacaaaagagaagaaatgTGAAAAGAGAGAGCGGGAAAAGTTGGGCGATAAAAAGGgaagtgattttagggatgtgataaatctaaaataataaaaaaatagatattctACTAAAATCCTAACCCACCAGATTTTTAGAATTCAAATTAAACTCCATTTCCAACACATAGCAAGAAACAAAAAGTTTTCCACATTTGCGCACaacaaattcaaacataaaaccTAGGGGTAAGTTGAAGCCTTACCACTGAACTAATAGACTCATCATTGTCAAAAAACcacaaaatcaaaagataagtcctaagactCCTAAAGCAAACATTTATGGCACTCAATCATCATaccaaatcaaattacatgacaaaatttaacaatccaaacctaaaaaatttttgggcgttacagtattaatgtaaattataaataattttattaagtaatttattcgaataattacaagtgtactttaACAAAAATACCACACTTAGGGCATCAGATCCAACAATTTTTTACACCACCTCCATCCTCAAGAGCATATTGCATGCCATTGCCGTAAAAAATACCAATGTATCTGCCATTGCCTACAATTCTAGCATTCTATCCACAATTGGGTTATTCAACACCATATATTTCTCCACCAATAGTGTCGCAAACACCCTCAACATCAATGTTCTTTGGAGGTGGGTCATTTTCGCAACCACCTATTAATATCATCGACGATATAGGATGGATACCTAGAATGCAAATGCATTCTAGCACGGAAGAACAATATGAGGATGAAGACACTGTtggagatgaagatgaagatcaagatcaagatggaggtggaggtggaggtggagaTAGGATAAGATGGaggtgaagatgaagatgaagagcCGGAACCCCAACACGACAAAATCCTCCTCGTAACCGACACCCACTAAGTTGTGGCATTCATTCGGGCCGAAGAcggaaatatttttttctttttaattttttctaatgcAAATAATCATTTAGTTTGTATTAAACTTTTCCATCCACAAAATACTTACtcacattttatcaaaaaaacgtttgtttattttttacatcaataatatacttatttacaatttacccaaaaatgaataaatgaataaattttttaattcaatcatcTCCTTAATGTTCCCTCAAAGTGTGGACAAGTTGTCCTACCATGCAAATGATTCCTACAATAACTGCATAACCTCGGTTGGTCTATCTTCTCCTGAATATTCATATTGTTGTGTATCTGACTAGAATTTGGTCAACTTTTTGGCTTGTGACGCAACATAACATCTAGTAGCAACTCGAATGGAGCGCTCAAAACAGACGACCACATATTTCATTTGGAACTGGTGGGATTCAAATTTCTATACTTTAGATATGTGTTTTAGTTTGTACACTTCATCAACATAGCTTATTCAATCCAGATTTGCCGAGGCACATGCAACAATTTCATATGCACATGCAACATAGGTCCTTAGTCTCAGTTATACACGGTACGATCCCCCGACAATACCTTTGTCGAGTCTAGGGAACTTCATAACCCAAAATATTTGATTTGGACTTGAGTTACACACTGTAAACATAAAGTTTGCTCTTTCTgcattttttgtaatattttgctctTTTCGCTCGCTTTGGAAACAATGTTGATAAGCGAAAATATGTTTCTTTGACCACCAAGGTTATCGATAAATGACACATCCCCTTCAATATGGAATTTATGTATTCCACTAGGTTGTTGTCATGTGTCCGTACCGTAAACCTTCATCATATGATTGAGTCTACTGTTCCTTGGGTATCCTATTGAGGTATTTCATATCGTTTTCATTTATAGCCCATAAGTTCTCCATGTAAAACCCAAATTCTGCCCGGGCCCGCACGCACaaaataaaccaataaaaataataaaaatgtcaGTCCATTTATAAAAGTCCAATTACATCAGCCCAAATAGCAAACCCAATAGCCCaataaaaaaccctaagccTAAACCCAATAttttcaacaaagaaaaaaaccctaaaGAACTTCAGGCCTCACCACAAGACGCCTAATGAAGCAACCAAGCCTTTGCCACCACGTGTGCCGCCACGTCACTGTACCTGCAAAATAACCTAGAAGAAtctaaaagcaaaaaaaaaaaagaggaaaaacagtttgtaaaatatgatttttggggCTATAAAACCCCGTTTCTGTATTCTAAATTTACTTacgaatgaataaaaaaaacaaagaaaaatcaattcaaatacaAACCATTTTCGAAGGTAGATATTGTTTACTttctgatttatttatttatttatttattttcctttacttgatttttttagaagaaaaccgaaaataaaaggataaaaattgtacctttttgcGAAGGAGGTGCCGATTctaataaaaattgatatttttgagTCGGGGAGTcgaaaaaacccaaaaaatgagctttttttttttgccactGTGGAAGGCAACGCCGTCGTCGGCGACTGGTGGCCACCATGGTGATCCGGCACTAGAGCCATGGCCAGATTTTGGGAGAGGGAGAGGACTTTGAAaggtttttgaaagtttttttctgaagtaaagaataaaatgaatttttggtaaaaaagtTTGACTTATAAAGCTTtacaaaacgacgtcgttttgattTAAAACACTAGGCGCAAAGCAGCGCCGTTTCAGGCCCTTGACCCGCGCGTGACCCCACCCGAGggggggatccgcgtgttttcaacAAAGGGTATATTTGCGCAAAAAGTCCTCCTGCTTCTTCCACCTGTTTTAATTAgatcctttttgttttttttttgtttttttaattcagcctgataatttttttcatcacattttagtccctgaTGGAACTGTGCGTTTTGGAGGGGAAGGGAGAATTTCCCTTTTAATCCCTCCATGTTATTCGTGTGTTCAGATAGGTCTTCCcatttacctttttattttagatttccCCAAATTTCTGTTTTAAGACTCAAATTAGtccccttttattatttttgctactttattaattagtttaatgtGGTTATtactataattatattttctttttatgcttatttatttattattatatcataacatcattaattttgtattattattactattactattatatttctatttacatttatctacctaaatttttaaatatattttgttttattatatattatcattatttatttgcttatatctTTTTTAAACTTTAGATTATTtgctatattattattattattatttacttatttatacccttttataatttcaaattttatttttttgttattattaatatttttagccgttttatataccatttatttaCGTATTCGTTTATTATCGTTTTTAACCTAGTTTTAGCTTctacttgttttttatttattatcatcttttatttattttattttcgccTTTATTAATATCGTTCATATCATCGCATCTATTATTTTGTGCATATTAACACTGTGGTTTACTTTTACGTTTTACTACAAAATCGCGTTACATTTTATCCAATACATTGAAAACGTTGTTCTATATAAGCAATATTTCGTATTTTGGAATTCGAAAAGGTCGTTCTCTAACTTACAGGGTCTCGATTTTTTTTCGATAAATCCAAATATACGaaccatttttcaaaaacacaattttaaaattatctcgGGAATTAAAAGAATCGTattctaacttacggaatatggtttcttttctaaaactgagataatcaaaaaattcaataaaataaataatattttcggTGTTTACTCTCGTTTTGGGATTTAAGATATGGTGTCCTAACTCACgggatataatttttttctcgattGACGTGAAATAcgccctttttaaaaaattttaagtgattttgacaaaagaattgttttttaaatctcttcaaaattttcaacttttgacaatacgacattaattaatcaattaggtaccaattttgggtgtgacgagggtgctaatccttcctcgcacATAATCGACTCCCAAAcccgttttctcaaatttcgtagaccaaaattattgttttagtaaaatcaaaacattttattaaaacaatcaaattgcgaggtgatctgatcacacctaataaaaaagattggtggcgactccaatgttttttaaataaaaagttgacccctttttgtcaaaaaatggtttcgacactcCAACATTTCATAGAATTGATGTTGGACGAACTCATACCCTGtcgaagaaaataaaaagtatatttatgaATGTAAACAATGTATATGTTAAAgaatgatatagaaaataatatttactacgTACCCATGTTAATAGCATGTCGTTGCTCAGTAACCTTATGAAATTGGCCTATGTAATTTGACGCAATATAACATATACAATTCCTATGGTATGCACAATCCTATAGGCTTTCACGTCGATCAATTGCAACTTGTATTTTGGGTGCCTTATCAAAAATGATGCATATATCGAAAGGTGGTAGGCCTTTATCCATGTAGCTTTCTTTGGACATAGTATGTGCATGTGTGGTGTGTAGAGGTATTCATGGGCTGGGTTTAGCCTAAGCATAATATTAACACACTTTATGATTGCCCAAGCCTGGCCTAACCCGAAAtatgagtctaaaattttgccTAAGCTCACCCAGATTTGCAATGGTTAATCCAAGCCCATTCTAGGCCCacacatattatttttttaaaaatatatatttgtattatattaatttactatttaataaattttcatgtttattaaaattttatatataattatcttaatatttttagtgtttacatatattagtattatatatGGGCGGACTGAGCTCgagccttgaatgttcaagctcaAGCTTGACCTATATTTTGAATTGGCCTAATTTTTTTgctcaaactcatttttcgaaccaaatatttttgtccaaaccctctTAAATTTCGGGAAGACCTTCGGCCCTGGGCTGATAACCCGACCTATGAACATGCGTAATGTGGGTTTGCCCCTGAGTactaaccttaaaattgtagagtaccaaaaaataaaccaaatttgagTACCGAAATTAGCCACAACTTATGTATGATTCAGAGGCTAATAGTAAAAATTTGCCTATAATAcagaattatttaaatatatatataaggtaaATTACAAgcttaatcatttatatatgcttaaaattaagttttagtcattaaagttttttttttttaagatagtCATTGAGTTTATTATGTTATGGCctttaggattttaattttaggttaaattgttCATCTAATCCCTGTACTATTccaattatttttcatttaccttttttccttcttctttttcttttctttgttctccttttaattctttattccCCTTcacattctttttaaaatatttgatactTTGATGTCTGGTATGACCAAGTAGTCTGTGGTGGTGAGATTTTCTTGAATGAGCtatttgtgttctttattttgcAATGCTTGGTTAATTTCTACCATCCAAACCACAATTTTGAACATgaaaacctttttctttttcctcttcaaAAGCAGAAAAAATTAATGAGTACAGGGACTAGCTGCACAATTTgatctgaaattaaaaggaataaagCAATACTTAGTCCCTGAACTTGGTAATTTTTTCCACCTTAgtctttgaacttttttttctctattttagtCTGGGAACTTGgcattttttctcaatttggtcCATTAACTTAGATTGTGTCACGTCAtcacttaaaaaattttattttttataattttaataattttagattttaatttttttaattttcaagtaataATAGACATTTTGGGAGTGTGCCACATCATGATATATTAATGGAATCCAAGttcaaggatcaaattgagaaaaattatcaaattcaagaCCTAAATATTACTTTATCCCAAATAAAAACCTATAGGTGAAGTTAGCATGCCACCCCAAATTGTTGTCACACCATTAAAACAATTAACCGCTAAGTAactataacataaaaattaataacattattaagcatatggtaatttttaaaactttgaagagaaaaagataattttaagaaaacataaatgactaaactTGCAATTTACCCATATGTATATACAGACAGAATCACAGGACAGGGGCATCTTGTGTTGCTTATCATCCAAGATAATCAAAATCCCCTTTTTCTTTGCAGCCTTTAGCATAATCTGGAGTATTTTCgaaccaaaaaaaaaggaagtatAACAACAATGAAACTGAGACTGAGAAATCATGAATCCAGAGAAACCCTGAGAATCCAACTCCCATCTCCTTGTTCTTTTCTTCAACTCCAGGAAACCCTTTCCCTCTCCCTTCCTCCGCCCCATCCTCCTCCCTCTTCCCTCCGTTTTTACCTCAACGACAACGATTTGCTCCTACCGCCCTCCCCTCACTCTTCCCTCCATTCCCTTGGCGTCGTCGCCGGCGACCTTCTCTATTTCTCCTCCAACCCCACCGCTTTTTCCGCTGTTTCAGTAACCCAAATGGATGACCGCAATCAGGTGCCGGACAACAACAACAATCAAGAGACCCAAATGCAAGAATTGCCTCAATTTGAAGAACCCATGTCGCAAGATCCCGAATTTTCTGCAGAAACTATGGACATCGATGCCTCTGCCCTTAGTGAAAGGTTGTCGGAGCCCTACTTCTTGAGGAAGGTTTTGGGGGAAGAGCTGGGTGATAGTGGCTGCATTCACAAGCTATTGGCGATTTCGGTCCACGCCGTTTTACTCGAGTCGGGTTTCGTGGGGATCGATCCAATTTCGGGGCTCCGAACCGATCGGTTTCATTGGCCAGATGAGTTTCCTTCTCCTGTCTCATTTCACTATTCCCTGCCTGAACTGTTGAGGTCTAATTTGACTGATTATGTAGCTTTAAAGTTTCAGACTTTAGGCCATTTCTTTCAGGTTTATGGGTCTTTGTTTAAGGGTTCAAGTTTATATAAATTGTCTCTGGATGAAACTAGGTTTGCTCCAACTCTGAATTTGGTGTGGGAAAATTGTGATAAAAATGTCGCTATGGATGATAAGAAAGATGGGTCTTTTGTTTCGTATCCTGAGAGTGAAGTTTTCGAGTTTTGGAAGATTGTTAAAGATGGGCTTGCATTGCCATTGTTAATAGATCTCTGTGATAAGACTGGTTTGGCCCTTCCGGTTTGTTTGATTCGTCTCCCAGCCGAGTTAAAGGTGAAGATCCTGGAGTCGTTACCCGGTGCCGATATTGCGAGGATGGAATGCGTTTGCTCGGAGATGCGATACCTGGCTTCCAACAATGATCTGTGGAAGCAGAAATTTAAAGAAGAGTTTGGGTGTACGTCAGGAACTGTAGCAATGGGGAACTGGAAAAAGATGTTTATTTCATGCTGGGAGAGTAGGAAGAAGCGAAATCGGGCGATTACGAGGTGGCAAGGGTTTGCTCGTGTTGATAATAGACCGCTATACTTCCCAATTTGGAGAGATCCCAATCCATTCTTTCCTTCATTCGGAGTTCCTCACGTAATTGGAGGTGAGCACGATGCATCACCATTTGTTGCTCCTCATCCTTACATGCCCTGTGTTCATCAACATCCATATCGAAGGCGACAGAATTTCAGACATCACTGCAATCACGGAGAAAGACAGAATGATGCATAGTAGCCAGTGACTACTTTACCACCTATCCCTTGTCGAGAAATCGAGATGTGATTTAGgtaaaaatcatagaaagatcatgtttaaatatatgtttCTTGCATTTGAGAACCAAGTCTTTAGCTGGAAAGGGAAGAAGCAAAATGTGAGTGTGCCAGGTTCTTCAGTTTGGTTTTGATGCTTGGAAGGTACCATGACTGATGTTACCAGCTAACTAAGCTACTTTGTTTGATGATATCCTttggattttaataataatgaaaggGATGCTTATGCTTTTGTAAATCTGGTAATGTGTTTTTGTTGTTAGTGTTGTACATGATTttggcaattttattttta
The nucleotide sequence above comes from Gossypium raimondii isolate GPD5lz chromosome 13, ASM2569854v1, whole genome shotgun sequence. Encoded proteins:
- the LOC105782369 gene encoding F-box protein SKIP22 is translated as MKLRLRNHESRETLRIQLPSPCSFLQLQETLSLSLPPPHPPPSSLRFYLNDNDLLLPPSPHSSLHSLGVVAGDLLYFSSNPTAFSAVSVTQMDDRNQVPDNNNNQETQMQELPQFEEPMSQDPEFSAETMDIDASALSERLSEPYFLRKVLGEELGDSGCIHKLLAISVHAVLLESGFVGIDPISGLRTDRFHWPDEFPSPVSFHYSLPELLRSNLTDYVALKFQTLGHFFQVYGSLFKGSSLYKLSLDETRFAPTLNLVWENCDKNVAMDDKKDGSFVSYPESEVFEFWKIVKDGLALPLLIDLCDKTGLALPVCLIRLPAELKVKILESLPGADIARMECVCSEMRYLASNNDLWKQKFKEEFGCTSGTVAMGNWKKMFISCWESRKKRNRAITRWQGFARVDNRPLYFPIWRDPNPFFPSFGVPHVIGGEHDASPFVAPHPYMPCVHQHPYRRRQNFRHHCNHGERQNDA
- the LOC105782371 gene encoding uncharacterized protein LOC105782371; translated protein: MCSQNLQTPLMASSPVTSKQLKEHLKDKQEPFTLSIYLSERGYLVKCSSSNGRNGCCSSQMNLFKNLWNKKMVLVPTRVVKSKLHKLVSGNNGSLELSCCNNGNEDGFQSTDSSSRTCNVEPEKRERKCIEDKQLDLMSMLNKLSSDEVHHIITRQERPTCKNSIDPTENVKANNFVLANFPWKLLGRSLMERYTLIGFKEAKGSMITGPCTLQWRSNQQFGHQREPLMNLSAIKSMKNNDGTNVRTKHSYVHWFIGLNNLGNLMHACRKSIGFFDTFEKWDYCKLQRKIGFDIGDTIMDEIIEEAIDLLLQ